From the genome of Candidatus Omnitrophota bacterium:
CGACCACATCGTCATGATTTTCCAGCTCATCCATCATGCGCAGCACCGCGCGCGCCTTCTCGCCCGACAGAGAGACATTTGTCTGAGCTAAGTTTGAAACATCCGCTGACAGGATCTCTATTCCGGCGGCCCTGATGGCTTCTGTCACTTTTTCAAAATCGTCGGGAGAGGTCAAGATCTCAAAACCGCCCTCCGTTTCCTTTATATCGTCGGCACCGGCCGATATGACGGCTTCCATGATCTTTTCCTCGCCGGCTTTTGCCGAAGCGAGTATGCAGCCTTTTTTGGCGAACATCCATCCGACACAGCCGACTTCTCCGAAATTACCCCCTTGGGAGGAAAAAATATTTTTTATTTCCTGGGTCGTCCTGTTCCTGTTATCCGTCTGCGCGTCCACCATGACGGCCACGCCTCCCGGCCCGTAGCCTTCATAACGGACAGTTTCGTAATTCACAGACGAATCCGCGCTCTTTGCCAGGGCTCTTTTTATGTTATCGGCGGGCATATTGAACTGTTTGGCTTTCTGTATAACGAGCCGCAGGCGCGGATTGTCGTCGGGATTAGCGCCGCCTTCTTTGCAGGCGACACTCAGTTCTCTCACTATTTTTGAGAAAATTTTTCCCTTCTTAGAGTCAATGATCGCTTTTTTGTGCTTGATCCCCGCCCATTTTGAATGTCCGCTCATTTATTTCTCCGTTATTAAGCCGCTGATGCCAGTTTGAGGAAGCTTATCTTCCCTCGGCCTGCTCCTTATTGTGTTTGTCCACAAGAGCGCTCATGACATTGGCTGGCGCCGGCTCGTAGTGGGAAAACTTTGTCGTGAACTCACCCTGGCCTTTCGTCATTGAACGCAGCTCATTGACATAGGTGCTGATCTCCGACTGAGGCACTTCCGCTTTTATT
Proteins encoded in this window:
- a CDS encoding YebC/PmpR family DNA-binding transcriptional regulator, with the translated sequence MSGHSKWAGIKHKKAIIDSKKGKIFSKIVRELSVACKEGGANPDDNPRLRLVIQKAKQFNMPADNIKRALAKSADSSVNYETVRYEGYGPGGVAVMVDAQTDNRNRTTQEIKNIFSSQGGNFGEVGCVGWMFAKKGCILASAKAGEEKIMEAVISAGADDIKETEGGFEILTSPDDFEKVTEAIRAAGIEILSADVSNLAQTNVSLSGEKARAVLRMMDELENHDDVVDTSANFDIDDSEIEKFSNAI